The Scomber japonicus isolate fScoJap1 chromosome 8, fScoJap1.pri, whole genome shotgun sequence genome has a segment encoding these proteins:
- the LOC128363470 gene encoding putative nuclease HARBI1 — translation MLRVILSPSRSTCPNSPPYFLPAPLPSFSLQTGNGEHLTRHPYCRINLAVPVLDRFLNNGDTRQGFRLSRESLAVLLNLLHQDQRHGLGATIETLVFLFWLASGASYRVVSRVFGMPRSTVHRIVHRVTGEVVAIRHKVIHLPKTAEDLAAVTRGFAGLAGHRAFLKAAGAMDGCHVRIKPPSGPDGHCYLNRKMFSSIILQAVCDHQGRFVDVYVGWPGSVHDSRVLRHSPLYTQAAYPPPGHFILADGGYPCLQHPLPLITPYKRPLQGVGPQRFNAHHSRARSIIERAFGMMKTKFRAIFFKALEVITACAVLHNICLGVGDIMPPEDELQDAMEEDEGENGLEAASGALWREQLSAEVSALEEVIPDHDYL, via the exons atgttgcgtgtcatcctttcgcCTTCTAGAAGCACTTGTCCCAATTCTCCGCCATATTTTCTGCCCGCTCCGCTGCCGTCATTCAGCCTTCAGACTGGAAACGGAGAGCATCTG ACCAGACATCCCTACTGCAGGATCAACCTGGCCGTGCCTGTCCTGGACAGATTTCTTAATAATGGAGACACCAGGCAGGGTTTTAGGCTGAGCAGAGAGTCCCTGGCAGTGCTGCTGAACCTTCTCCACCAGGATCAGAGACATGGATTGGGTGCCACAATAGAGACCTTGGTGTTCCTTTTCTGGCTGGCGAGTGGGGCATCATACAGGGTGGTCTCACGGGTGTTTGGGATGCCTCGTTCCACTGTCCACCGCATCGTCCACCGAGTTACTGGGGAGGTGGTGGCCATTCGCCACAAGGTCATCCACCTCCCAAAGACCGCTGAAGACCTGGCGGCAGTAACTCGTGGGTTTGCAGGGCTGGCAGGACACAGAGCCTTTTTAAAGGCTGCTGGAGCGATGGACGGCTGCCATGTCAGGATCAAGCCACCAAGCGGCCCTGATGGTCACTGCTACCTGAACAGGAAAATGTTTTCATCAATTATCCTTCAGGCAGTTTGTGACCATCAGGGCCGCTTTGTGGACGTGTACGTGGGCTGGCCGGGGTCGGTGCACGACTCCAGAGTACTCCGGCACAGCCCACTGTACACACAGGCGGCTTACCCTCCTCCAGGGCACTTCATCCTCGCAGACGGCGGGTACCCATGCCTCCAGCATCCACTCCCCCTCATCACTCCCTACAAGCGACCACTGCAAGGTGTGGGACCCCAGCGCTTTAATGCCCATCATTCCAGGGCACGCTCTATCATCGAGCGTGCCTTTGGAATGATGAAGACCAAGTTCCGGGCCATCTTCTTTAAAGCGCTGGAG GTCATAACAGCATGTGCCGTCCTGCACAACATTTGCCTGGGGGTGGGTGACATCATGCCCCCAGAGGATGAGCTGCAGGACGccatggaggaggatgagggggagAACGGGCTGGAGGCCGCCAGTGGTGCTCTGTGGCGGGAACAGCTGTCTGCGGAGGTGTCTGCCCTGGAGGAGGTTATCCCTGACCACGACTATCTTTAG